The proteins below come from a single Bacillota bacterium genomic window:
- a CDS encoding ABC transporter substrate-binding protein, with the protein MRNIFNGLLRYTADGKQLEGDLAEDWSVSSDGKTYTFKLRQGVKFHNGRELVADDVKYSIERVLNPKTKSDGAFAFADVVGAQEFNQGKAKEVSGIRVVDPRTVQITLKEPLAIFPYFLAMNFGYVVPREAVEQYGDDFARHPVGTGPFKFEEWKEGEYIRLVKNPDYFERGLPYLDSLVYRIIPDSASLAMQFEAGQVHEMYPIPDSVFQHVVSSGKYQILKQSRPDVFGLAMNVRKKPFDDVRIRTAIAHAIDREKVVQVLFSGGRARPAVGPVPPGLLGYDPQIKAIGYDPARAKQLLAEAGYGKGLECELWTLSRDAEKRLAEFIASQLAEVGIKVQIRLMQTGAFYDAVSRGDAGLFWWGWTADYADPDTFMYSLFNSANWGINNPCFYKNPRVDELTTQARHITDEARREAMYKEAAQIVVDEAPWAFIYHTTAFWAVQPWVRGADAQLHVYGYLSRARTWLEK; encoded by the coding sequence ATGAGGAACATTTTCAACGGGCTACTCCGCTATACGGCAGACGGCAAGCAGTTGGAGGGTGACCTTGCAGAGGACTGGTCGGTTAGTTCAGACGGCAAGACGTACACATTCAAACTGCGTCAGGGGGTCAAATTCCATAACGGGCGCGAACTCGTTGCGGATGATGTGAAGTACAGCATAGAGCGGGTGCTGAACCCCAAGACCAAGTCGGACGGCGCGTTTGCGTTTGCGGACGTGGTCGGGGCGCAGGAGTTCAACCAGGGGAAGGCCAAGGAAGTCTCAGGCATCCGAGTCGTTGATCCCCGCACTGTGCAGATCACTCTCAAGGAGCCCCTGGCCATCTTCCCGTATTTTCTAGCCATGAACTTCGGCTACGTGGTGCCGCGCGAGGCAGTGGAACAATATGGGGATGACTTCGCTCGTCATCCGGTTGGCACCGGGCCCTTCAAGTTCGAGGAGTGGAAAGAGGGAGAGTACATCAGGCTGGTCAAGAACCCGGACTATTTCGAGAGGGGTCTGCCCTATTTGGACAGCTTGGTGTACCGTATCATCCCCGATTCTGCCTCTTTGGCGATGCAGTTCGAAGCTGGGCAGGTCCACGAGATGTACCCCATTCCAGATTCGGTGTTCCAGCATGTGGTCTCAAGTGGGAAGTACCAGATCCTCAAACAGAGTCGCCCTGACGTGTTCGGGCTGGCCATGAATGTCAGGAAAAAGCCCTTTGACGATGTGCGGATACGTACGGCAATAGCGCATGCGATTGACCGCGAAAAGGTGGTACAGGTTCTGTTCTCCGGGGGACGGGCCCGACCGGCCGTGGGGCCTGTACCGCCAGGGCTGCTAGGGTACGATCCTCAGATCAAGGCCATAGGGTACGATCCGGCACGTGCAAAGCAACTTTTGGCAGAGGCAGGTTACGGCAAGGGGCTGGAGTGCGAGCTTTGGACCCTTTCCCGTGACGCTGAGAAACGCCTTGCCGAGTTCATCGCAAGCCAGCTTGCGGAAGTGGGCATCAAGGTCCAGATACGGCTCATGCAGACAGGGGCATTCTACGATGCCGTGTCCAGGGGAGACGCTGGCCTGTTCTGGTGGGGCTGGACCGCCGACTACGCCGACCCCGACACGTTCATGTACAGCCTGTTCAATTCCGCTAACTGGGGGATCAACAACCCGTGCTTTTACAAGAACCCCCGGGTGGACGAGTTGACGACCCAGGCGAGGCACATCACGGATGAGGCCCGTCGAGAAGCTATGTATAAGGAGGCGGCGCAGATAGTGGTTGACGAGGCCCCCTGGGCCTTCATATACCACACGACCGCTTTCTGGGCTGTCCAACCGTGGGTTCGGGGTGCTGATGCCCAGTTGCACGTCTACGGTTACCTTTCCCGCGCCAGGACATGGCTGGAGAAGTAA